The nucleotide sequence TATGATCTTTATGAATTGTGTTGATGGCTTTAttagtaattttgggtcatgcatatatatgttacataattaaatgtgttagggccattatttataaagccaaataataaagtgatttgactaaattaaagatttggctaaaggcatatgtcatgaaaataaatattgtgtagagaccagttagtaatttctaatttgatgaggggctaaattagaaatactaaacttaagtaattcagtttataaatggtcgtggtTCCTTCTGAGAGCACACACATAGTCATAACGTACTTTCCCTGTTCCTTTCCCTCTATCCCATCAAGAGAGAAACCAAAGGGAAATCAAGGTGCTCTACAGGAGGAAGATCACTGCGCATATAGGAGTGCTCTAATATTATCGTTATGACCAATTCAGGTATGCTTCCGTTTACTAtttacaacatgattatcaGTATGGGTATGAGATATTGTTTATGAGTTTCTGATtgattattagaatcaatattatgatttatattagGTTTATTTACATGAATGTGCGTTTATGTGTGTAAAAGTGTGATTATGTGCATGAAGACGTCAGAATCAATAATAGGATCATATTCCGCGTTTATGCTTACATGTGGTAACAGAGCCACCCATACTTGATTCATGTTTGTCtttggttaatttaattaatttctattcaGAACCCTAAATCCCTAATTCTGAAACCCttaatcccaattttgtttttgggaTAAAACCCAAATTGAGAATCCTAGGATTTCTTAAAACCCTAattgaagtaaattattttaattaattttgaattttgggtcaagacatttgaacataaggatttatattttagaatataaataattttatttatttattttataaattttttggttgtttaatatataaaataaatatatttggttttggCATAATAAAAACCCCAATTGAGAATCCTAGGGTTTTTTAAACCCCTAattgaagtaaattattttaattaattttgaattttgggttcaagacatttgaacataaggatttatattttagatataataatttatctattttatatatttttttttggttgtttaatataaaaaaataaattatttggtttggaataaatatatcaattttggttttgtttaatattttaaatgaattaattgaatcaAGAGTCACCAAAGTGACTCTCTTGAGTAGATAGTTcgtgaaaaatgttaaatgttggtGTTTATGTACGTTTCATGCGAGTATTAATTGGCCCAAAGGAAGATTAATATTTGGTCGGATTGCATACACACTTGTGATGATAAACATGTGATAATTATAGGATTTGCTTTGTCGATGATAAATTAATCCAAAGATTAGTTTGTTGTTGGACGTGCTTTATTATCAATGTTTGATCATTACAACCAGATACCTCTAGCAGTTAATATTACTGTCCAAAGACTTGATATTAATGGTCATTGGGTGTTTTGGGATGGGttaaaccattatttgaatatttttataatgatttattttattatgtgagcATAATAAGTTATTCCtctagtttatatatatagcTTTAGTTGCTTCTGTATCTGCCAATGTGAATTCTGTTTCGATCCTCAATGGAACAAATTTTAAGGACTGGAAGGAgaatattgaaattattcttAGCTGCATGGATTTGGATCTTGCGTTAAGGACTGAGGAACCCCCTACTCCTACGGCGGAGAGTACTCCTGAAGGAGAGGGGATCATGAGAAGTGGGATCGCTCAAACTGCATGAGCATAATAATCATTAGGCGCGGCATCCCAGAGGTGTTTAGGGGCACTGTTTCTGAAGACGTTACTACTGCCAAAGAATTCCTTGTTGAGATTGAGAAGTGCTTTGCAAAAGCGATAAGGCGGAGGCAGTACTCTTCTTCAGAACTTGATCTCCATGAATATCAAGGCAAAGGAAATATCAGGGAATATATTATGAGCATGTCTAATATTGTCTTCAAACTCAAGGCATTAAAGCTTGAAATCTCAGAAAATTTGCTCATTCATTTGGTGTTGATTTCTCTTCCTGCACAGTTTAATCAGTTTAAAGTATATTATAACTGTCAAAAGGATAAATGGTCTCTTATGAGCTCATTTCATATTGTGTGCAAGAAGAGGAAAGACAGAAGCAAGACAAGACAGAAGTGATCATTTTGCAAGCACCTCAAGGCTAAGGGCAAAAGAAAGAGATCGGAGGATCCAAGAAGGAAGCTGCTAAGGGTccagaacaaaagaaacaatctCAGGAAAACAAATGTTTCTTTGCAATAAGACTGGACACGTAAAGAAGCAATGTGCCAAATATCATGCTTGGCGTGCAAAGAAAGGTATGTT is from Vigna unguiculata cultivar IT97K-499-35 unplaced genomic scaffold, ASM411807v1 contig_540, whole genome shotgun sequence and encodes:
- the LOC114172401 gene encoding uncharacterized protein LOC114172401, with amino-acid sequence MSIIIIRRGIPEVFRGTVSEDVTTAKEFLVEIEKCFAKAIRRRQYSSSELDLHEYQGKGNIREYIMSMSNIVFKLKALKLEISENLLIHLVLISLPAQFNQFKVYYNCQKDKWSLMSSFHIVCKKRKDRSKTRQK